In Phormidium yuhuli AB48, one genomic interval encodes:
- a CDS encoding EamA family transporter produces MLWLILSLVTAFFESLRDVANKTSSTLHNDYVITWSLNAFTALLLLPLTLILGTPTISPPFWNALLAGSFLNAIAFLYFIKAIRLSDLSKVAPLTTFTPLFLLLTSPILVGEFPNTWGLLGILLIVSGAYLLNFAQHKQGYLQPLRALINERGARFMLLVAFLWSLTSNFDKIGVQNSSPLFWVTTVYAANALWLFPLMLLKCQGWREQIQAKPLPLLAIGGFNAIAVACQMTALSLTLVAYVIAIKRTSALFNVLWGRFIFQETGLKQRFLGTGIMVVGVVVIALS; encoded by the coding sequence ATGCTCTGGCTTATTCTCTCCCTGGTGACCGCCTTCTTTGAATCCCTGCGAGACGTCGCCAACAAAACCTCATCCACCCTTCACAACGACTACGTAATCACCTGGTCTCTCAACGCCTTTACTGCCCTCCTCCTACTCCCCCTCACCCTCATTTTAGGAACTCCCACGATTAGTCCTCCCTTCTGGAATGCCTTACTAGCCGGCAGTTTCCTAAACGCGATCGCCTTCCTCTACTTTATCAAAGCCATTCGCCTTTCCGACCTCTCCAAAGTCGCCCCCCTGACCACCTTCACCCCCCTATTCCTCCTCCTCACTTCCCCCATTCTCGTCGGTGAATTTCCCAACACCTGGGGATTACTGGGTATTCTCCTCATTGTCAGTGGCGCCTATCTCCTCAACTTCGCTCAACATAAACAAGGCTATCTCCAACCCCTACGCGCCCTCATCAACGAACGAGGGGCCCGCTTCATGTTGCTCGTGGCCTTCCTCTGGAGTCTCACCTCCAACTTCGACAAAATTGGTGTGCAAAACTCCTCACCCCTATTTTGGGTCACCACCGTCTATGCCGCCAATGCCCTCTGGCTATTTCCCCTAATGCTGCTCAAATGCCAAGGTTGGAGAGAGCAAATTCAAGCCAAACCCCTACCCCTGTTAGCCATTGGTGGCTTCAATGCGATCGCCGTCGCCTGTCAGATGACGGCCCTCTCCCTCACCCTCGTGGCCTACGTCATCGCCATTAAACGCACCAGCGCCCTCTTCAATGTCCTCTGGGGGCGATTCATCTTCCAAGAAACGGGCCTCAAACAACGATTCTTGGGGACCGGCATCATGGTTGTAGGAGTCGTCGTCATTGCCCTTTCGTGA
- a CDS encoding R3H domain-containing nucleic acid-binding protein, with translation MQRSTDDLTRLLSILPEPIQTHIEQHPQRDVLIEIVMDLGRRPEARFPGQAEYLSDDPITQQDLQDCVDRVGHFGGDNRAGIEQTLHRISAIRNRSGDIIGLTCRVGRAVFGTIGLIRDLVERGQSILMLGRPGVGKTTALREIARVLADDLQKRVVIIDTSNEIAGDGDIPHPAIGRARRMQVARPELQHQVMIEAVENHMPEVVVIDEIGTELEALAARTIAERGVQLVGTAHGNRIENLIKNPTLADLIGGIGSVTLGDDEARRRGTQKTVLERKAPPTFEIAVEMLERYRWVVHESVSDTVDILLRGRQPNPQVRTMNESGKVLISHELPDAPIAPKPPKDAGVRGWRASGQMKPLPRTNGVATSSPQKHFEQLLDASLSSSPQFDRFGNEMVDEEEQFYLYPYAISRGQLEEVIGVLELPVVITKDLDEANAVLALRSHFRNHSKLRHVAKARQIPIHLIKSSTIPQITRALRRLLQMDDPGVPDVADLRLFSHNASDDEIEALEEARLAVEQIVLPKGQPVELLPRSPKVRKIQHELVEHYRLKSDSFGDEPNRRLRIYPA, from the coding sequence ATGCAGCGCAGCACCGACGATCTCACTCGACTCCTCAGCATTCTCCCCGAACCCATCCAAACCCACATCGAACAACATCCCCAACGAGACGTTCTCATCGAAATTGTCATGGACTTAGGGCGACGGCCCGAAGCCCGTTTCCCCGGCCAAGCCGAATATCTCAGCGACGATCCCATCACCCAACAAGACTTACAAGACTGTGTCGATCGCGTGGGACATTTCGGCGGCGACAACCGAGCCGGAATTGAGCAAACCCTGCACCGCATCAGCGCCATCCGCAACCGCAGCGGCGATATCATTGGCCTCACCTGTCGGGTAGGGCGGGCCGTCTTCGGCACCATTGGCCTGATTCGCGATTTAGTCGAACGGGGTCAATCCATTCTCATGTTAGGTCGGCCGGGGGTCGGTAAAACCACGGCCCTACGAGAAATTGCCCGAGTTCTCGCCGACGACTTACAAAAACGGGTGGTCATCATCGACACCTCCAACGAAATCGCTGGTGATGGGGATATCCCCCACCCCGCTATTGGCCGGGCGCGACGAATGCAAGTGGCCCGCCCGGAACTGCAACATCAGGTGATGATTGAAGCGGTTGAGAACCATATGCCGGAAGTGGTGGTGATTGACGAAATCGGCACCGAACTGGAAGCCCTCGCCGCCCGCACCATTGCCGAACGGGGGGTGCAACTGGTGGGAACCGCCCACGGAAACCGCATTGAGAACCTAATCAAAAACCCCACCCTGGCAGACTTAATTGGTGGGATTGGTTCTGTCACCCTGGGAGATGACGAAGCCCGACGGCGGGGAACCCAAAAAACCGTCTTAGAACGGAAAGCCCCGCCCACCTTTGAGATTGCCGTGGAGATGTTAGAACGGTATCGCTGGGTGGTGCATGAGAGTGTCTCCGATACGGTGGATATTCTCCTACGGGGACGACAGCCGAACCCTCAAGTGCGAACCATGAATGAGAGTGGTAAGGTGCTAATCTCCCATGAGTTACCCGACGCCCCCATTGCCCCGAAGCCTCCAAAAGATGCTGGGGTACGGGGTTGGCGGGCTTCAGGCCAGATGAAACCGCTACCCCGCACCAATGGAGTCGCCACCAGTTCCCCTCAGAAACACTTTGAGCAGTTACTCGATGCCTCTCTCTCTAGTAGTCCTCAGTTTGACCGCTTTGGCAATGAGATGGTGGATGAGGAGGAGCAATTTTATCTCTATCCCTACGCCATTAGTCGCGGCCAATTGGAAGAGGTGATTGGGGTGTTGGAGTTACCGGTGGTGATTACCAAGGATTTGGATGAAGCTAATGCGGTGTTGGCGTTGCGATCGCACTTCCGCAATCACTCGAAACTGCGTCATGTGGCCAAAGCCCGACAAATTCCCATCCATCTGATTAAATCCAGTACCATTCCTCAGATTACCCGGGCCCTACGGCGCTTGTTGCAAATGGACGATCCGGGGGTTCCCGATGTGGCGGATTTGCGGCTGTTTAGTCACAATGCCAGTGATGATGAGATTGAGGCGTTAGAAGAGGCCCGTTTGGCCGTTGAACAGATTGTTCTGCCGAAAGGGCAACCGGTGGAGTTATTACCGCGATCGCCCAAAGTTCGTAAAATCCAGCATGAACTGGTGGAACACTATCGCCTCAAATCCGATAGTTTTGGCGATGAACCCAATCGTCGCCTACGGATTTATCCTGCCTAA
- a CDS encoding trypsin-like serine peptidase: MKLRFLAALTLIAVLFTAPLSALRAEPDLDLPLEDDIEWETDDSETDWDGELLIESGFIPDDLPVVDEPYTADDRVVIGRDKRRPVLTSGYPYSTVGRIYRVSANGRERGSCTGTLIGLNLVLTNAHCLPRQANNEQVISGADYQRGQGDRLVFKAGMIRGVARAQARVVTFEHGWTDNRAAANDWAILRLDQPLGRQMGTLGWLGLDFTNPRILRETAGKLMVVSYSADFPTPALQAFGQPGETAGQHRRCSVVRAHNEGPNRGLIFHACDTNPGASGSAILMRLDDGTYRVVGLHAGSNRFESAVRLPTGGRTDTLNRAVQVNRWHSTAVRMRNQ, from the coding sequence ATGAAATTACGTTTTTTAGCTGCTTTAACCCTAATCGCTGTCCTCTTCACGGCTCCCCTTTCAGCATTACGGGCAGAACCGGATCTAGATTTGCCGTTAGAGGATGACATTGAATGGGAAACTGACGATAGTGAAACCGATTGGGATGGGGAATTACTTATTGAATCGGGATTTATTCCCGATGATCTGCCGGTGGTGGATGAACCTTATACCGCTGATGATCGTGTGGTCATTGGCCGGGATAAGCGTCGCCCCGTGCTGACCTCGGGGTATCCCTATTCCACCGTTGGCCGTATTTATAGAGTCTCTGCCAATGGCCGGGAACGGGGCAGTTGTACCGGAACCTTGATCGGTTTGAATTTGGTACTCACTAATGCCCATTGTTTACCTAGACAGGCCAATAATGAACAGGTCATAAGTGGTGCTGACTATCAACGGGGGCAGGGCGATCGCCTCGTTTTCAAAGCCGGAATGATTCGCGGTGTTGCCCGTGCTCAAGCGCGGGTGGTGACGTTTGAGCATGGTTGGACGGACAACCGTGCCGCTGCCAATGATTGGGCAATTTTGCGGTTGGATCAGCCCTTGGGTCGGCAGATGGGGACGTTGGGTTGGCTGGGTTTGGATTTCACCAATCCGAGAATCCTGCGGGAAACTGCCGGAAAATTAATGGTGGTGTCCTATTCGGCAGATTTTCCCACGCCAGCCCTGCAGGCCTTTGGTCAACCCGGAGAAACGGCAGGCCAGCATCGACGCTGTAGTGTAGTGCGTGCCCATAACGAGGGGCCAAACCGAGGCTTGATTTTCCATGCCTGCGATACCAATCCGGGGGCTTCAGGCAGTGCGATTTTAATGCGCCTGGATGATGGAACCTACCGAGTTGTAGGACTCCATGCCGGTTCGAATCGCTTTGAGTCAGCCGTCAGATTGCCCACAGGGGGACGGACTGACACCCTCAACCGGGCGGTACAGGTCAACCGCTGGCATTCTACAGCCGTGCGAATGCGCAATCAATAA
- the ldpA gene encoding circadian clock protein LdpA: MTNLRDPLHSLKQGTWFKLICGASFQDLPAIHNLSLVYSLAGVDCIDVAADPTVVEAARGGMAAAQVYLESARSRGLSPNPKPWLMVSLNDADDPHFRKAQFNPEHCPPDCPRPCEAVCPAAAIAFTQEHQGVIQERCYGCGRCLPICPQGLISAKAYRTSPETLAPFVLSMAVDAIEIHTQPGHQEDFEALWRAIAPWRSQLKQLAISCLHSPNSLDYLRSLYDIIGSAFPEPIWQTDGRSMSGDLGKGTSKATIQFGQQVLNANLPGYVQLAGGTNQHTVPKLQSLGLFNNRLNSQQSSSNSPVTRPKPAKYIAGIAYGSYARAILSPMLTPLNRSKGCSAMYLDQHPQHLWAAVERARSLVALHHQPPAVLKS; encoded by the coding sequence GTGACTAACCTGAGAGACCCGTTACATTCCTTAAAACAAGGAACCTGGTTCAAATTAATTTGCGGAGCCAGTTTCCAAGACCTGCCCGCCATTCATAACCTAAGTTTGGTCTATAGCCTGGCGGGGGTCGATTGCATCGACGTGGCGGCTGATCCAACGGTGGTTGAAGCTGCTCGCGGCGGTATGGCTGCCGCCCAAGTCTATCTGGAGTCAGCGCGATCGCGGGGACTGTCCCCCAATCCCAAGCCCTGGCTCATGGTGAGTTTAAACGACGCGGATGATCCCCATTTTCGTAAAGCCCAATTTAATCCCGAGCATTGTCCGCCTGACTGTCCCCGTCCCTGCGAAGCCGTCTGTCCGGCGGCGGCGATCGCCTTTACCCAGGAGCATCAAGGGGTGATTCAGGAACGCTGTTATGGCTGTGGCCGTTGTTTACCCATTTGTCCCCAGGGACTGATTTCCGCCAAGGCCTATCGCACCAGTCCCGAAACCTTAGCCCCCTTTGTTCTGTCTATGGCCGTTGATGCCATTGAAATCCATACCCAACCCGGTCATCAGGAGGACTTTGAGGCCCTGTGGCGGGCGATCGCCCCTTGGCGAAGCCAGCTCAAACAACTGGCCATTAGTTGTTTACACAGTCCCAACAGCCTCGACTATCTGCGATCGCTCTACGACATCATCGGTAGCGCCTTTCCCGAACCCATCTGGCAAACCGACGGACGCTCCATGAGTGGTGACCTTGGCAAAGGAACCAGCAAAGCCACTATCCAATTTGGGCAACAGGTTCTCAACGCCAACCTCCCCGGATATGTCCAACTGGCCGGAGGCACCAATCAGCACACGGTCCCCAAACTACAATCCCTAGGTTTGTTTAACAACCGCTTAAATTCTCAACAATCGTCGTCTAACAGCCCCGTAACCCGGCCAAAACCCGCTAAATATATAGCAGGGATTGCCTACGGCAGTTATGCCCGAGCAATTTTGTCCCCAATGTTGACCCCATTAAACAGGAGTAAGGGGTGTTCTGCCATGTACCTAGACCAGCATCCTCAACATCTCTGGGCCGCCGTCGAGCGAGCGCGATCGCTCGTGGCCTTGCACCATCAGCCCCCAGCCGTCCTCAAGTCCTAA
- a CDS encoding Uma2 family endonuclease translates to MVDASRRWQTPLPTMYDLPSEFPEELGLPDQFHELQPTLLSITCKPSNYSPEDCLTAQDLNVYYDPHHTLWHKRPDWFLVLGATHVDQQDQLRWSYVIWQEGISPFLVVELLSPGTEAEDLGRSSMRLADKPPSKWQVYEQILQVPFYAVFDRIQNEFRLFVLTGGRYQEQDLPERRFWFEELGLGLGVWNGPYRGVNGRWLRWYDADWTYIPTPAEEAETARQAAEQERQAAERERQRAEAAEAALNQAQSEAQQAQEQAINNFLAMGLDVAQIAAALGVSEALVQRVRDGLGD, encoded by the coding sequence ATGGTTGACGCCTCTCGCCGCTGGCAAACTCCCTTACCGACCATGTATGACCTCCCCAGCGAATTCCCGGAGGAACTTGGTTTGCCAGATCAGTTTCATGAATTGCAACCGACGCTCTTGAGCATCACCTGTAAACCGTCAAACTACTCGCCAGAAGACTGTTTGACCGCTCAAGACCTCAATGTCTACTATGACCCTCACCATACCCTCTGGCATAAACGGCCCGATTGGTTTCTGGTTCTTGGGGCCACCCACGTTGACCAGCAAGACCAGTTACGCTGGAGTTATGTCATCTGGCAAGAGGGAATCTCTCCCTTCCTGGTGGTGGAACTGCTCTCACCGGGAACTGAGGCGGAAGATTTAGGACGCAGCAGTATGCGCCTAGCCGATAAACCCCCCAGTAAATGGCAAGTCTATGAGCAGATTCTCCAAGTTCCCTTCTATGCGGTGTTCGATCGCATCCAAAATGAGTTTCGGCTATTTGTCCTCACCGGCGGCCGCTATCAAGAACAAGACTTGCCCGAACGCCGTTTCTGGTTCGAGGAACTGGGGTTAGGGTTAGGAGTCTGGAATGGTCCCTATCGTGGGGTGAACGGACGCTGGCTGCGTTGGTATGATGCGGATTGGACTTATATCCCCACTCCCGCAGAAGAAGCCGAAACAGCCCGCCAAGCCGCTGAACAGGAACGCCAAGCCGCCGAACGGGAACGGCAACGAGCCGAAGCCGCAGAAGCTGCCCTCAATCAAGCCCAGAGCGAGGCTCAGCAAGCCCAGGAACAAGCTATCAACAACTTTTTAGCGATGGGCCTTGATGTGGCCCAAATTGCAGCCGCCTTGGGTGTTTCTGAGGCGCTGGTGCAACGGGTTCGCGATGGCTTAGGGGACTAG
- a CDS encoding CHAT domain-containing tetratricopeptide repeat protein: MKHWPWGVAMGLSTAIAFGVTGVTPVWGEAIPAYRQIAQSPEDMATALLLVLEAQNALESGEDSQAEIEAALAKLAQAIPGLEAIGAPTLNLQVIAHYLSGVGHRRLRANPQALASYQRALQLSEHLTPEAAQELRGKVLNGIGLVYSDQGEITTALQFLEPALEHHRAISDRPEEAATLTNLGAVYAQLGEHRQALTLYQQALRIYQSLDDPLGQGNLLNNIGLVYHHLGEQRQALDSWQQALNVGRSLGNRRLEAASVSNLALIADGEQRRAGLGEALSHYQALGDRLHQGHILNNIGAFYAEQGNFPQALNHYQQALERLRGVGDRQGEAMSLANIASVQQRQGELTTALATIEQAIALIEELRGAIAHPNLRQTYFSRQQDYYQFYTDLLMQLHQQNPGQGYDVRAFHGSERSRARSLIDLIAEAQLDLRSSNQPALQPLLAQEREILAAIRSAEQQLIQRLHLGNSPNEGGQTRIRQEFATEIRQLNQQLDNVVAQIRRQNPAHSDLQYPEPLTLQQIQQQVLDEDTVLLQYSLHPGQSYLWLVSKTGHQTYILPPQGEIEANARLFYNNIISSRCSRAANAAACLHRTLNSPGSALYEQLLGPVGHALAGKRLLIVPDGVLHYIPFAALPLPSDASEETYRPLIMGHEMLHAPSGTAIASQRRRLAQRPPAPKDLAILADPVFSSDDPRITGRSETPTPPENTAISLSALLSRAALDRSLCIPGDGLAPLPGTRQEAQTLINLVPGDSVRSAFDFDANQDWFNSTALGDYRTLWLATHGCIDSQNPELSGLVLSLFDRNGQPQSESFLRLNQIFNLQLNADLVVLSACQTGLGEDIKGEGMVGMTRGFMYAGAKQVVVSLWDVNDQTTAELMGEFYATMQEGKPAAEALRTAKLSLWERYQDPRLWAAFILQGDWQ, from the coding sequence ATGAAGCATTGGCCTTGGGGCGTGGCGATGGGCCTGAGTACGGCGATCGCCTTTGGAGTCACAGGGGTTACGCCAGTTTGGGGGGAGGCCATCCCCGCCTACAGGCAGATTGCCCAAAGCCCCGAAGATATGGCAACGGCGTTGCTGTTAGTGCTGGAAGCTCAGAATGCTTTAGAAAGTGGGGAAGATAGCCAGGCCGAGATCGAAGCCGCTCTGGCTAAATTGGCCCAGGCCATCCCTGGCCTGGAAGCCATCGGTGCGCCCACTCTCAACCTGCAAGTGATTGCCCATTATCTCTCCGGGGTTGGCCACCGCAGACTGAGAGCCAATCCTCAAGCCTTGGCCAGCTATCAAAGGGCATTGCAACTTAGCGAACACTTAACCCCTGAAGCCGCTCAGGAATTGCGGGGGAAGGTTCTCAATGGCATCGGGTTAGTGTATTCAGATCAAGGGGAAATCACCACGGCCTTGCAGTTTTTGGAGCCGGCCCTAGAACACCATCGCGCCATCAGCGATCGCCCCGAAGAGGCGGCAACACTGACCAATTTAGGGGCGGTTTATGCCCAGTTGGGGGAGCATCGCCAAGCTTTAACGTTGTATCAACAGGCTCTGCGCATTTATCAATCCCTCGATGATCCCCTGGGACAGGGCAACCTCCTCAATAATATCGGCTTGGTTTATCATCATCTGGGGGAACAGCGTCAAGCCCTCGACTCCTGGCAACAGGCGTTGAATGTAGGGCGCAGTCTGGGCAATCGTCGCCTTGAAGCCGCCAGTGTGAGTAATTTGGCCCTGATCGCCGATGGGGAGCAACGCCGGGCTGGGTTAGGGGAAGCGTTGAGCCATTATCAAGCCTTGGGCGATCGCCTCCATCAAGGCCATATTCTCAATAACATCGGTGCGTTTTATGCCGAACAGGGCAATTTCCCCCAAGCCCTCAACCATTATCAACAAGCCTTAGAACGGTTGCGGGGGGTGGGCGATCGCCAAGGGGAGGCCATGAGTTTGGCTAATATCGCCTCGGTCCAACAACGGCAGGGAGAACTCACCACCGCCCTAGCCACCATTGAACAGGCGATCGCCCTGATTGAGGAACTGCGGGGGGCGATCGCCCACCCCAACCTGCGCCAAACCTATTTCAGCCGTCAGCAGGATTACTACCAGTTCTATACCGACCTGTTGATGCAATTGCATCAGCAAAACCCCGGCCAAGGCTATGATGTCCGCGCCTTCCACGGCAGCGAACGCAGCCGGGCCCGTAGCCTCATTGACCTAATTGCTGAAGCTCAGCTTGATCTGCGCTCCAGTAATCAGCCCGCCTTGCAACCCCTATTGGCCCAGGAAAGAGAGATTCTAGCGGCGATCCGCAGTGCAGAACAACAGCTGATCCAACGTTTGCACCTGGGGAATTCCCCCAACGAAGGGGGGCAAACCCGCATCCGCCAAGAATTTGCCACAGAGATCCGCCAATTGAATCAACAATTGGACAACGTGGTGGCCCAAATCCGGCGACAAAACCCGGCTCATAGTGATTTGCAATACCCGGAACCCCTAACACTCCAGCAAATCCAACAGCAGGTTTTAGATGAAGATACGGTGCTGTTGCAGTACAGTCTCCACCCTGGGCAAAGCTACCTCTGGTTGGTGAGCAAAACCGGCCATCAAACCTATATCCTCCCCCCCCAAGGAGAAATTGAAGCCAACGCCCGCCTGTTCTATAACAACATCATCAGTTCCCGCTGCTCCCGCGCCGCCAACGCCGCCGCCTGCCTGCACCGGACGCTGAACTCCCCAGGCTCTGCCCTCTATGAGCAACTCCTTGGCCCCGTGGGTCATGCCCTCGCGGGTAAACGCCTCCTGATTGTGCCTGATGGCGTACTTCACTATATTCCCTTTGCAGCGTTGCCCCTCCCCAGTGATGCCTCTGAGGAAACCTATCGCCCCCTGATTATGGGCCATGAAATGCTCCATGCTCCTTCGGGAACGGCGATCGCCAGCCAACGCCGCCGTCTGGCTCAACGCCCCCCCGCCCCCAAGGACTTGGCAATTCTGGCCGATCCCGTCTTTAGCTCCGATGATCCCCGCATCACCGGCCGCTCAGAAACCCCAACCCCCCCGGAAAATACCGCCATTAGTCTCAGTGCCCTCCTGAGCCGTGCCGCCCTCGATCGCTCCCTCTGTATTCCGGGCGATGGCCTTGCGCCCCTTCCCGGCACACGCCAAGAGGCGCAAACCCTCATCAACTTAGTTCCTGGGGATAGCGTCCGCTCTGCCTTTGATTTTGATGCTAATCAAGATTGGTTTAATAGCACAGCCCTAGGGGACTATCGCACCCTTTGGCTGGCGACCCATGGTTGCATTGATAGTCAAAATCCAGAACTATCGGGTCTGGTACTTTCTCTTTTTGATCGCAACGGTCAACCCCAATCTGAGAGCTTTTTACGCCTCAATCAGATTTTCAACCTGCAACTCAATGCTGATTTAGTCGTCTTGAGTGCGTGTCAAACGGGTTTAGGGGAAGATATTAAAGGGGAAGGCATGGTGGGCATGACCCGGGGATTCATGTATGCGGGGGCGAAACAGGTGGTCGTTTCTTTATGGGATGTTAATGATCAAACAACGGCGGAATTAATGGGGGAATTTTATGCCACAATGCAGGAGGGAAAACCCGCCGCTGAAGCATTACGCACCGCCAAGTTATCCCTGTGGGAACGATATCAAGACCCACGTTTGTGGGCGGCCTTCATTCTTCAAGGAGACTGGCAATAG
- a CDS encoding DNA cytosine methyltransferase: MSKFSCIELFAGAGGLAHGLRSMGLDYHALIEWNPHAYQTLCQHYNKNRVFHKDVREVNFKEFGSVDLIAGGPPCQPFSLGGKHRGDLDSRDMFPWACEAIATCTPKAFIFENVKGLLRKSFKDYFDYILLRLKYPQIKPHTPGDWKSHHAQLQQIDLSPLGPSLQYRVYVQLIDTADYGVPQRRERVILLGIRQDISVDWSFPKPSHSLDALLWSQFVTQSYWEHHNLQPPPLTDYDRRLQKRIQTLQRQPPLFPSSLQPWKTVRDAIATLPNPDATGTFHPDHYLRDGAKSYPGHTGSYIDLPSKALKAGDHGVPGGENMIRYRDGQVRYYTILEAKRIQTFPDHYSIFGSWTEAMRQLGNAVPVDLGRRIGQSLVAVLSESRSRPVYKRLWG; the protein is encoded by the coding sequence ATGTCTAAATTTTCCTGTATAGAATTATTTGCCGGTGCTGGAGGACTCGCCCATGGTTTAAGGTCGATGGGTCTTGATTATCACGCCTTGATTGAATGGAATCCTCATGCCTATCAGACCCTTTGTCAACACTATAATAAAAACCGCGTGTTTCATAAAGATGTTCGGGAGGTGAACTTTAAGGAATTTGGCTCGGTAGATTTGATTGCTGGGGGCCCCCCTTGTCAGCCTTTTTCTCTCGGTGGGAAACATCGTGGCGATTTAGACTCTCGGGATATGTTTCCCTGGGCTTGTGAGGCGATCGCAACTTGTACTCCCAAGGCTTTTATCTTTGAAAATGTTAAAGGATTATTGCGTAAATCGTTTAAGGATTATTTTGACTACATTCTTTTAAGGCTTAAATATCCACAAATAAAACCTCACACACCAGGAGACTGGAAAAGCCATCACGCACAACTTCAGCAGATAGATTTATCACCTCTAGGTCCATCCCTGCAATATCGCGTCTATGTCCAGCTTATTGATACCGCTGATTATGGTGTCCCTCAACGTCGCGAACGAGTCATTTTGCTTGGGATTCGCCAAGATATTTCAGTGGACTGGTCATTTCCCAAACCCAGTCATTCCTTAGATGCCCTACTTTGGTCTCAGTTTGTGACACAAAGCTATTGGGAGCATCATAACCTACAACCTCCACCTCTGACTGATTATGATCGCAGGCTCCAAAAGCGGATTCAAACTCTGCAACGTCAGCCGCCACTTTTTCCGTCGAGCCTTCAGCCTTGGAAAACGGTTCGAGATGCGATCGCAACCTTACCCAACCCTGATGCAACTGGGACATTTCACCCAGACCATTATTTGAGAGATGGAGCCAAATCCTATCCGGGACATACCGGTAGTTATATTGACCTCCCCTCGAAAGCTCTTAAAGCAGGTGATCATGGAGTTCCTGGTGGTGAAAATATGATTCGTTACCGTGATGGACAGGTTCGGTATTACACAATCTTAGAAGCCAAACGGATTCAGACCTTTCCGGATCACTATTCTATTTTTGGCTCTTGGACAGAGGCGATGAGACAACTCGGAAATGCTGTTCCTGTTGACTTAGGACGTAGGATTGGTCAGTCTCTAGTGGCAGTTCTCTCTGAGTCGAGATCGAGACCTGTTTATAAGCGACTGTGGGGGTAA
- a CDS encoding Eco29kI family restriction endonuclease produces the protein MSFYLAAKPIFFSVTEGFSRINHVYQSPDFQRIISDAIRFLQNTPAQKMPPPEKFDGPGVYQIYCTANSGIYSRFYKFNKTSLQVPIYIGKAVPKGWRQGRQYQDTNRRTNELYQRLREHSKSISQGEGLKIKDYDCRFMILEGAESSLISTLEAALIRQYQPLWNTVIDGFGNHDPGKGRYRQSKSDWDVCHPGRPWAERCQGISKNKEELYKAIHRFFDELESRQNV, from the coding sequence TTGTCGTTTTATCTGGCAGCCAAACCCATCTTTTTTAGTGTGACTGAAGGTTTTTCTAGAATCAACCATGTTTATCAATCACCGGATTTCCAAAGAATAATCTCTGACGCGATTCGGTTTTTGCAGAACACTCCTGCCCAAAAGATGCCACCACCTGAAAAATTTGATGGGCCGGGTGTGTATCAAATTTACTGTACTGCGAACTCAGGCATCTATTCCAGATTTTATAAATTTAACAAAACATCTTTGCAAGTCCCGATTTACATTGGCAAAGCCGTTCCTAAAGGTTGGCGACAAGGACGACAGTATCAGGACACGAACAGAAGAACCAATGAACTTTATCAGCGTTTAAGAGAGCATAGCAAGAGTATTTCTCAAGGTGAAGGGCTTAAGATTAAGGATTATGATTGTCGCTTTATGATTTTAGAAGGTGCAGAGAGTAGTTTGATTTCAACGTTAGAAGCTGCATTGATTCGTCAATATCAGCCTCTTTGGAATACTGTGATTGACGGTTTTGGCAATCATGATCCGGGGAAAGGTCGATACCGGCAGTCCAAGTCAGACTGGGATGTTTGCCATCCCGGCCGCCCTTGGGCGGAACGATGTCAAGGAATTTCAAAAAACAAAGAAGAACTTTATAAAGCTATTCATCGTTTTTTTGATGAATTAGAATCTCGTCAAAATGTCTAA